The nucleotide window GAAAAACGGCACGGAACTTCGAAATTCCGTCTCGGAACTGAATCTAGAGACCAGAAGATTCTGCGATAATGCGAAACCCTCAGACTGACGTGCAGTCGAAGGTAGTACTCATGCATCCGCCCCGTTCATACAGACCTAGAAAATTCTGCTGTACCTGGCCTGCGCCTGCCGTTCACCAGGGTGTAGCGACTCTCTTTCTTGGGCTATGTTTTACGGTCTCGGTGTCTTGGGCGGCGCCTATCGCTACTAACACTGCGCTTCCCTTGAGCGCGGACGAAATCATCGTTCGACAGCAGTTTGTAATGACGCGTTCGTCGGACCACATTTCTGGCACGCGACGCGAGGTAGATCGCTTCGAATCCCGAACGGTGTTGGGCTACGGACTAACTTCAAAGCTCGCACTTTTTGCTCTGCTGCCGATAATCAACGTCAATCGCGAATTCGGGGATCTCAGTGCTTCCGAATTTGGCCTTGGCGATGCCGCGCTGTTCGCACGCTATGAAGTGTTTCGCTCCGACCGGCCAGGACGCACGCTCCGCATCGCGCCGTATGCCGGGGTCAGATTACCCACGGGACGAGACGGCAAAACCGGTGATGGTTCAGTCGATGTGTTCGGCGGAGTGATCGCGACTTTCGCCAGTACCCAATGGGTACTCGACACCCAGCTGAGGTATGACTTTAACCGTGAAGCAGATGGATTCGAGCGCGGAGATTCCATAAGCTTTGAAAGCTCCTTCCAGTATCGCTTAGCGCCTGGAAGAGTGACGAAAGATACCAAGGGATTTGTTTTCGGTGTGCTCGAACTCAGTGCGAACCACTATGACCGCAATCGCTTGGGCGGCGTGACGGACCCGAACAGCGGCGGATTTCAGCTGTATCTGACGCCTGGCCTTCAGTATGCCACTCGGCGTTGGATTGCCGACCTTGGAGTCAAGGTTCCGATTGTGAACGATCTTAACGGAACGGCCTTAGAGCCTGATTACTCGATTTTGACCAGCATTCGAATTAACTTTTAAAGGAGCAGCAACCATGAAGCGCACGATTCCATTTTTAATTTCTTTTGTATTAGCCGGCACTGCGGCGTTGGCAGATACCGTTCAATACGACATTCGCGTGGACGGCATCACCTGCCCATTTTGTGTGGCGACATCGGAACGCGCGTTAAAGAAGATCGAGGGCGTTCAGTCGGTCGGAAGCAATCTCGAAACAGGCACCATATTCGTCTGTGCCGATAGCCAGGTAGCGCTCACCGATGCCCAGCTGAAACAGCTATTTCGCGATAAGGGCTTTACGTATCGATCCTTTGAGAAAACTTCCGGGTGTTCGATTGCCGGGCACGAGCGTGACGACGAGGAATTGCGGGACATTCCAGAGGATCATGCCGATCACTCGGGCGCCGAAGAAGAGTGTAAGGCCCATTGCCACTCCGGTGAGGATGTCCACCGGCGGCAGCAGGCCGGTGGACAGGCGGCTCGCCGTGTAGCTCGCCTCGAGGTAGCTCCGGTTCTTGCCGTCGAACAGCTCCAGGTTCCGGTCCTGCCGGTTCAGACTCTGCACGACCCGAACACCGGATATGTTCTCGTTGTAGGCGGCGTTCACGATGGAGGCCGACGTACGGACCCTCAGGAATGCCCGTCTCGCCAGGGGCTGCCAGAAGACCACGATCGCAACCAGTACCGGAAGCACGGCCATTGAGATCAGCCCCAGCTCCGCGTTCAGCAGAAGCACGGCGACCACGATGCCCACCAGGCTCAATATGTCTCCCAGCGTCGTCACCACCAGGGACATGAACTCCTGGACCTGGCCGACGTCTCCCTGGACCCGGGACATCACCCGTCCGACCTCGGTCTTGTCGTAAAAGGAGAGCGACTGGCGCTGCAGATGAGCGAACATGTCGCGGCGCAGGTCGTACAGGACTCGCTGGCTGACCCTGGTCATCACCACCTGCTGGTAATAGCTGCTTGCCCAGATGACCAGGGCGATCACACCGAAGAGCGCCACGATCCAGCCGAGGCCCTCCAGGTTCCCCTCGACTATGTAGTCGTCGATGGCGATCTTGGTGATCCACGGCACGGCCACTACCGCGCCGGTGTATATGAGCATCGTAACGATCGCGATGGCGGCGAGACCACGGTGCGGGAGGATGTACGCGGC belongs to Pseudomonadota bacterium and includes:
- a CDS encoding transporter translates to MSADEIIVRQQFVMTRSSDHISGTRREVDRFESRTVLGYGLTSKLALFALLPIINVNREFGDLSASEFGLGDAALFARYEVFRSDRPGRTLRIAPYAGVRLPTGRDGKTGDGSVDVFGGVIATFASTQWVLDTQLRYDFNREADGFERGDSISFESSFQYRLAPGRVTKDTKGFVFGVLELSANHYDRNRLGGVTDPNSGGFQLYLTPGLQYATRRWIADLGVKVPIVNDLNGTALEPDYSILTSIRINF
- a CDS encoding ABC transporter ATP-binding protein, with the protein product AAYILPHRGLAAIAIVTMLIYTGAVVAVPWITKIAIDDYIVEGNLEGLGWIVALFGVIALVIWASSYYQQVVMTRVSQRVLYDLRRDMFAHLQRQSLSFYDKTEVGRVMSRVQGDVGQVQEFMSLVVTTLGDILSLVGIVVAVLLLNAELGLISMAVLPVLVAIVVFWQPLARRAFLRVRTSASIVNAAYNENISGVRVVQSLNRQDRNLELFDGKNRSYLEASYTASRLSTGLLPPVDILTGVAMGLTLFFGARVIGMILWNVPQFLVVTLVPGNRTPGSFLKGSIRKALIAK